The genome window CCGCAAGCCGATGGAGCACATCGAGCTCCCGTATGGCCATCAGATCCTGTGGCCCGAGCACTGCGTGCAGGGGACCGAGGGGGCGGAGTTCCACCCGGCCCTCAAGATCCCGCACTGCGAGCTGGTGATCCGGAAGGGTTATCACCATGAGATCGACAGTTACTCGGCGTTCTTTGAGAACGACCGGCAGACGCCGACGGGCCTGGCGGGGTATCTTCGGGAGCGGGGTCTGTCGCGGTTGTTCGTGGTGGGGTTGGCGACCGATTTCTGTGTCGCCTATACGGCTCTGGATGGTCGGCGGCTGGGGTTTGATGTGACGGTTGTTGAGGAGAGTTGTGCCGGGATTGATTATGCGGGGTCGTTGGCGAGTGCGTGGCAGCAGATGGAGGAGGCGGGGGTTGTGC of Planctomyces sp. SH-PL14 contains these proteins:
- the pncA gene encoding bifunctional nicotinamidase/pyrazinamidase — protein: MKTAGRVLRPATPAENRVLLVVDIQNDFCPGGALAVPRGDEIIPRINKLARKFAHVILTQDWHNEDHLSFASSHPGRKPMEHIELPYGHQILWPEHCVQGTEGAEFHPALKIPHCELVIRKGYHHEIDSYSAFFENDRQTPTGLAGYLRERGLSRLFVVGLATDFCVAYTALDGRRLGFDVTVVEESCAGIDYAGSLASAWQQMEEAGVVRA